Proteins encoded together in one Streptomyces sp. NBC_01216 window:
- a CDS encoding trypco2 family protein encodes MPEIDPESGLSIPDALASLRKQIREAVATAEGKDLVFDVQSIQVELQLTVTTALKGEAKVALWNVVSLGGGAERASAATHRVTLTLEPQFVENSANHEDSQSPAPRRRVRVADRG; translated from the coding sequence ATGCCAGAAATTGACCCTGAGTCGGGGCTGAGTATTCCCGACGCATTGGCGAGTCTGCGGAAACAGATCAGGGAGGCTGTGGCAACCGCCGAGGGGAAGGACCTGGTCTTCGATGTGCAGTCGATACAGGTGGAGCTGCAACTGACCGTGACCACCGCGCTCAAGGGCGAGGCGAAGGTCGCTCTGTGGAACGTGGTATCCCTGGGCGGGGGTGCGGAGCGGGCCTCGGCCGCCACGCATCGGGTCACGCTCACGCTGGAGCCGCAGTTCGTCGAGAACTCCGCGAACCACGAGGACTCCCAGAGCCCGGCTCCCAGGAGGCGGGTGCGGGTCGCCGACCGCGGGTGA
- a CDS encoding carbohydrate ABC transporter permease, with amino-acid sequence MSGHSTVQRHDPSRRTATVPPAASSPSSSPSSSSPPSATPRGSAPGPRRVGGISRLLSSSVVQGVLILVALVWITPLAGLLLSSMRSEQDNATDGWWTALTDPSQLSLDNYSALLEDSGIGTAFWNTVLISVPTTVLVVVIAALAGYAFAWLEFPGRDVIFLVVVGLLVVPVQIGLLPVAKLFGAVGLFGTVAGVVLFHVAYGLPFAVFLLRNYFAEIPREMLEAARMDGGSEWRIFSRLVLPLGRPAIASLAIFQFLWVWNDMLVALLFADTGSQPLTVALQSQMRQFGSNIGVLAPGAFLSLVVPLVVFFAFQRHFVQGVMAGSVK; translated from the coding sequence ATGAGCGGCCACAGCACCGTCCAGCGGCACGACCCGTCCCGGCGGACGGCGACGGTCCCGCCCGCCGCCTCATCCCCGTCCTCGTCCCCGTCCTCCTCGTCGCCGCCTTCCGCGACGCCTCGCGGATCCGCACCCGGGCCGCGGCGCGTGGGCGGGATCTCGCGCCTGCTGAGCAGCTCCGTCGTCCAAGGCGTCCTGATCCTGGTCGCCCTCGTCTGGATCACGCCGCTGGCGGGCCTGCTCCTGTCCTCCATGCGCTCCGAGCAGGACAACGCCACGGACGGTTGGTGGACCGCGCTCACCGATCCCTCGCAGCTGTCCCTGGACAACTACAGCGCGCTGCTGGAGGATTCCGGGATCGGGACGGCCTTCTGGAACACCGTCCTGATCTCCGTGCCGACCACCGTCCTGGTGGTGGTCATCGCGGCCCTCGCCGGCTACGCCTTCGCCTGGCTGGAGTTTCCCGGCCGGGACGTCATCTTCCTCGTCGTCGTCGGGCTCCTCGTGGTGCCTGTGCAGATCGGGCTGCTGCCCGTCGCCAAACTCTTCGGCGCGGTGGGCCTGTTCGGGACGGTCGCGGGCGTCGTCCTCTTCCATGTCGCCTACGGACTGCCGTTCGCGGTCTTCCTCCTGCGCAACTACTTCGCCGAGATCCCGCGCGAGATGCTGGAGGCCGCCCGGATGGACGGCGGCAGCGAGTGGCGGATCTTCTCCCGGCTCGTCCTGCCACTCGGCCGTCCGGCCATCGCCAGCCTGGCCATCTTCCAGTTCCTCTGGGTCTGGAACGACATGCTCGTGGCACTGCTCTTCGCGGACACCGGGTCGCAGCCGCTCACCGTCGCCCTGCAGTCCCAGATGAGGCAGTTCGGAAGCAACATCGGCGTCCTCGCACCGGGGGCGTTCCTGTCACTGGTGGTCCCGCTGGTCGTCTTCTTCGCGTTCCAACGGCACTTCGTCCAAGGGGTGATGGCGGGCTCCGTGAAATAG
- a CDS encoding ABC transporter permease, with protein sequence MADTITVRSAADGRRRAQRKKRCLAVVFVLPALLLLGALVVYPVLFSFGRSLFDADGDRFVGAANYAAIVRDPATLKAIRNSAVWVVVAPTLLTGLGLLLAVLTEKVRWATAFKLVLFLPMAVSFLAAGIIFRLAYEQDPDRGVLNAAVVAVHDSFDDAAAYPTARAREGHGLTGGAGGPYSTAATVRPGDSLSLGFIGVAPDAIPAGAKPASDAAAPGGATPGSDAIGGVVYLDFAPGGAGTPGRVDPGEKGLPGMTVEAVRDGRVTATATTAADGSFRFAGLPDGDYAVRLPAANFDAPYPGVNWLGPALVTPAIIGAYLWVWTGFSMVLIGAGLAAIPRDALEAARMDGATEGQIFRKITVPLLAPVLTVVFVTLVINVMKVFDLVWIIAPGPVQEEANVLATRMWMVSFGGGNDQGLGSALSMVLLLLVVPAMVFNVRRFRRSGA encoded by the coding sequence ATGGCTGACACCATCACCGTCCGGTCGGCGGCCGACGGGCGGCGCCGGGCCCAGCGCAAGAAGCGCTGCCTCGCGGTCGTCTTCGTCCTGCCCGCGCTGCTGCTGCTCGGCGCGCTGGTCGTCTATCCCGTCCTCTTCTCCTTCGGCCGCAGCCTGTTCGACGCCGACGGCGACCGGTTCGTCGGAGCCGCGAACTACGCGGCCATCGTGCGGGACCCGGCCACCCTCAAGGCGATCCGCAACAGCGCCGTCTGGGTCGTCGTCGCCCCCACCCTGCTCACCGGACTCGGGCTGCTGCTCGCCGTGCTCACCGAGAAGGTGCGCTGGGCGACCGCGTTCAAGCTGGTGCTGTTCCTGCCGATGGCCGTGTCCTTCCTCGCCGCGGGCATCATCTTCCGGCTCGCCTACGAACAGGACCCGGACCGGGGCGTGCTCAACGCCGCCGTCGTCGCCGTCCACGACAGCTTCGACGACGCCGCCGCGTATCCGACGGCCCGCGCCCGGGAGGGCCACGGCCTGACGGGCGGTGCGGGCGGCCCGTACAGCACGGCGGCGACGGTACGGCCCGGGGACTCGCTCAGCCTCGGGTTCATCGGGGTCGCACCCGACGCGATACCGGCCGGTGCGAAGCCCGCGTCCGACGCGGCCGCCCCGGGCGGCGCGACGCCCGGCAGCGACGCGATCGGGGGCGTCGTCTACCTCGACTTCGCCCCCGGTGGCGCGGGCACCCCGGGCAGGGTCGACCCGGGCGAGAAGGGACTGCCCGGCATGACGGTCGAGGCCGTACGCGACGGCCGGGTGACCGCGACCGCCACCACGGCGGCTGACGGCTCGTTCCGTTTCGCCGGGCTGCCCGACGGTGACTACGCCGTCCGGCTGCCCGCGGCCAACTTCGACGCCCCCTACCCGGGCGTGAACTGGCTCGGTCCCGCGCTGGTGACGCCCGCGATCATCGGCGCCTACCTCTGGGTATGGACCGGCTTCTCCATGGTCCTGATCGGCGCCGGCCTCGCCGCCATCCCGCGCGACGCCCTGGAGGCCGCGCGCATGGACGGCGCCACCGAGGGCCAGATCTTCCGCAAGATCACCGTGCCGCTGCTCGCACCGGTGCTCACCGTGGTCTTCGTGACCCTGGTGATCAACGTGATGAAGGTCTTCGACCTGGTCTGGATCATCGCGCCCGGACCGGTGCAGGAAGAGGCGAACGTACTGGCCACCCGTATGTGGATGGTCTCCTTCGGCGGCGGCAACGACCAAGGGCTCGGCAGCGCGCTCAGCATGGTGCTCCTGCTGCTCGTCGTCCCGGCGATGGTCTTCAACGTCCGGCGTTTCCGAAGGAGTGGAGCATGA
- a CDS encoding ABC transporter ATP-binding protein, with protein sequence MSDDATAAPAVPIVRAEGLNKTHRGEGAPVPAVRGVDLSVQPGEFVAVTGPSGAGKSTLLHLIGGLQRPDSGRLWLDGERVDQYREARWAVLRRRSIGVVFQFFNLVSNLTVADNVELPALLAGVSPKAARDSRAELLAELGLEGRERSMPGELSGGEQQRVALARALVNHPALLLADEPAGSLDSKGTRDVLRLLTRFHQRGQTIVMVTHDARMASAADRVISFFDGRIADDAQLDGGRAGPAGGVSGVLELKE encoded by the coding sequence ATGAGCGACGACGCCACCGCCGCTCCAGCCGTGCCCATCGTCCGCGCCGAGGGCCTGAACAAGACGCATCGCGGCGAGGGCGCGCCAGTGCCCGCCGTCCGCGGCGTGGACCTGTCCGTCCAGCCCGGCGAGTTCGTCGCGGTCACCGGACCCTCCGGAGCCGGCAAGTCCACCCTGCTGCACCTGATCGGCGGCCTTCAGCGGCCCGACAGCGGCAGGCTGTGGCTCGACGGGGAGCGGGTCGACCAATACCGGGAGGCGCGCTGGGCCGTCCTCAGACGCCGCAGCATCGGCGTCGTCTTCCAGTTCTTCAACCTCGTCTCCAACCTCACCGTCGCCGACAACGTCGAACTGCCCGCCCTGCTCGCCGGCGTCTCCCCGAAGGCCGCCCGCGACTCCCGCGCCGAACTGCTCGCCGAACTCGGCCTCGAGGGCCGTGAACGGTCCATGCCCGGAGAGCTGTCCGGCGGCGAACAGCAGCGGGTCGCGCTCGCCCGCGCCCTGGTCAACCACCCCGCACTGCTGCTCGCCGACGAACCGGCCGGCAGCCTGGACAGCAAGGGCACCCGTGACGTGCTGCGGCTGCTCACGCGGTTCCACCAGCGCGGCCAGACGATCGTGATGGTCACCCACGATGCCCGGATGGCCAGCGCCGCCGACCGCGTCATCAGCTTCTTCGACGGCCGCATAGCCGACGACGCACAGCTCGACGGCGGACGCGCCGGGCCGGCCGGCGGTGTCTCCGGCGTCCTCGAACTGAAGGAGTGA
- a CDS encoding ABC transporter substrate-binding protein encodes MRRPGKATRRSASTATAALLLALGTTACGSATGPTSGGELSGQTVTVAGVWTGAEQQSFKKVLDAFTQKTGAKTVFVPSGDNVSTFVGSKIEGGNAPDVVMVPQVGVLQQFAKEGWLQPLSAQTAQTAGSSLAPVWKNYGTVDGTYYGLYFKAAHKSTVWYSPDAFAQAGVGEPKSYSDMLKTGRTLADSGRPAFAIAGEDGWTLTDWFENIYLSQAGPEKYDRLAQHELKWTDESVVRSLTTLGELFKDKQLVAGGAQAALGTDFPSSVAQVFGPEPKAGMVYEGDFVGGIAQGQFGRTLGQDAKFFPFPPVDGGRAPVVSGGDAAVVLKEGKNGEAGMKLVEFLASSEAAEVWAGAGGFLSPNKDVDFASYGDDTTRSTAGSLIAAGNSIRFDMSDQAPAAFGGTKGAGEWKLLQDFLRDPSNPRGTAAKLETEAAKAYRN; translated from the coding sequence ATGCGACGACCCGGCAAGGCGACCCGCCGAAGTGCCTCCACCGCGACGGCAGCCCTCCTCCTCGCCCTCGGCACCACAGCCTGCGGCAGCGCCACCGGACCCACGAGCGGCGGCGAGCTCAGCGGCCAGACCGTCACCGTGGCGGGCGTCTGGACCGGCGCCGAGCAGCAGAGCTTCAAGAAGGTCCTCGACGCCTTCACCCAGAAGACCGGCGCCAAGACCGTCTTCGTACCGTCCGGCGACAACGTCTCCACCTTCGTCGGCAGCAAGATCGAAGGCGGCAACGCGCCCGACGTGGTGATGGTTCCCCAGGTGGGCGTGCTCCAGCAGTTCGCGAAGGAGGGCTGGCTCCAGCCGTTGTCCGCCCAGACCGCCCAGACCGCCGGGTCCTCCCTCGCCCCGGTGTGGAAGAACTACGGCACCGTCGACGGCACGTACTACGGCCTCTACTTCAAGGCCGCCCACAAGTCGACCGTCTGGTACTCCCCCGATGCCTTCGCCCAGGCCGGCGTCGGCGAGCCCAAGAGCTACAGCGACATGCTGAAGACCGGCCGCACCCTCGCGGACTCCGGCCGCCCGGCGTTCGCCATAGCCGGCGAGGACGGCTGGACCCTCACCGACTGGTTCGAGAACATCTACCTCTCCCAGGCCGGACCCGAGAAGTACGACCGACTCGCCCAGCACGAGCTGAAGTGGACCGACGAGAGCGTCGTGCGGTCACTGACCACCCTCGGGGAACTGTTCAAGGACAAGCAGCTCGTCGCCGGTGGCGCGCAGGCGGCACTGGGCACCGACTTCCCCTCCTCGGTCGCGCAGGTCTTCGGCCCGGAGCCCAAGGCGGGGATGGTCTACGAGGGTGACTTCGTCGGCGGCATCGCCCAGGGGCAGTTCGGCAGGACGCTCGGGCAGGACGCCAAGTTCTTCCCCTTCCCCCCGGTCGACGGCGGCCGGGCGCCGGTGGTCAGCGGCGGTGACGCGGCGGTCGTCCTGAAGGAGGGCAAGAACGGCGAGGCCGGCATGAAGCTGGTCGAGTTCCTGGCGAGTTCCGAGGCAGCCGAGGTCTGGGCCGGCGCGGGCGGCTTCCTCTCCCCGAACAAGGACGTCGACTTCGCCTCGTACGGCGACGACACCACGCGCAGCACCGCCGGCTCTCTGATCGCGGCGGGCAACTCGATCCGCTTCGACATGTCCGACCAGGCCCCGGCCGCGTTCGGCGGCACCAAGGGCGCGGGCGAGTGGAAACTCCTCCAGGACTTCCTGCGCGACCCCTCGAACCCGCGGGGGACCGCCGCGAAGCTCGAGACCGAGGCCGCCAAGGCCTACCGGAACTGA
- a CDS encoding glycoside hydrolase family 13 protein, with product MLSTLPAATGHPSPSAAPSAPWWRDAVIYQVYVRSFLDSTGDGVGDLAGVRAGLPYLRKLGVDGIWLSPFYPSPQHDHGYDVADYCGVDPVYGDLAEFGRLVSDAHRLGLKLLLDIVPNHCSSEHPWFREALDAAPGSAPRSRFHFAPGRGPDGEEPPNNWRAMFGGPAWSRTTGADGAPGEWYLHLFTPEQPDLNWRDPAVGDDFERVLRFWLDRGVDGFRIDVAAGLFKHPELPDSDDPGADERARDAVNQLAWNQPEVHEVWRRWRSVCEEYTAQDGHERLLVGEVSVPTAREHAEYVRPDELHQAFFFDLLSAPWDAEAFRATITEAIRDIAGTGSTVTWVLNNHDQVRTVTRYAGEPGIEGSGLGAARARAAALLMLALPGAAYVYQGEELGLPEVLDLPDEVLTDPIFRRTGSRKHVRDGCRVPLPWSGHASPFGFSQETAGVKPWLPQPEWFAEHATDRALADTRSFWHLYRDGLQLRRTLPQLGEGALRWLDAPAQVLTMARGEGLICAVNFGTEPVPAPVAGTPLLASGPCPDGVLPAATAAWWAGEYPAPDPAVRQP from the coding sequence ATGCTCAGCACCCTTCCGGCCGCTACCGGTCACCCCTCCCCCAGTGCCGCCCCTTCCGCCCCCTGGTGGCGCGACGCGGTGATCTACCAGGTCTACGTCCGCAGCTTCCTCGACAGCACCGGGGACGGCGTCGGCGACCTCGCCGGCGTGCGCGCCGGGCTCCCCTACCTCAGGAAGCTCGGTGTCGACGGCATCTGGCTCAGCCCCTTCTACCCGTCGCCGCAGCACGACCACGGCTACGACGTCGCCGACTACTGCGGCGTCGACCCGGTCTACGGCGACCTCGCGGAGTTCGGCCGGCTGGTGTCCGACGCGCACCGGCTCGGGCTCAAGCTGCTGCTCGACATCGTCCCCAACCACTGCTCCAGCGAGCACCCGTGGTTCCGCGAGGCGCTCGACGCGGCGCCTGGCAGCGCGCCGCGCTCCCGCTTCCACTTCGCGCCGGGACGCGGTCCGGACGGCGAGGAGCCGCCCAACAACTGGCGCGCCATGTTCGGCGGCCCGGCCTGGAGCCGGACCACCGGGGCCGACGGCGCCCCCGGGGAGTGGTACCTGCACCTGTTCACGCCCGAGCAGCCGGACCTGAACTGGCGCGACCCCGCCGTGGGCGACGACTTCGAGCGCGTGCTGCGCTTCTGGCTCGACCGAGGCGTCGACGGATTCCGCATCGACGTCGCCGCCGGGCTGTTCAAGCACCCCGAGCTGCCCGACTCGGACGACCCCGGGGCGGACGAACGGGCCCGCGACGCCGTCAACCAGTTGGCCTGGAACCAGCCCGAAGTACACGAGGTGTGGCGCCGTTGGCGCTCGGTCTGCGAGGAGTACACCGCCCAGGACGGTCACGAGCGGCTGCTGGTCGGCGAGGTGTCCGTGCCTACCGCACGCGAGCACGCCGAGTACGTCCGCCCCGACGAACTCCACCAGGCGTTCTTCTTCGACCTGCTCAGCGCGCCCTGGGACGCCGAGGCATTCCGTGCGACGATCACCGAGGCGATACGCGACATCGCCGGCACAGGCTCGACCGTCACCTGGGTCCTCAACAATCACGATCAGGTCCGCACGGTCACCCGCTACGCGGGCGAGCCCGGCATCGAGGGCAGCGGGCTGGGAGCCGCCCGCGCCCGCGCCGCGGCCCTCCTGATGCTCGCCCTTCCCGGCGCCGCCTACGTGTACCAGGGCGAGGAGCTCGGCCTGCCCGAGGTACTCGACCTGCCCGACGAGGTCCTCACCGACCCGATCTTCCGCCGTACGGGCAGCCGCAAGCACGTACGGGACGGCTGCCGCGTGCCCTTGCCCTGGTCCGGGCACGCCTCCCCCTTCGGCTTCAGCCAGGAGACGGCCGGCGTCAAACCGTGGCTGCCGCAGCCCGAGTGGTTCGCCGAGCACGCGACGGACCGCGCCCTGGCCGACACCCGTTCCTTCTGGCACCTCTACCGCGACGGTCTCCAGCTGCGGCGCACCCTGCCGCAACTCGGCGAAGGCGCCCTGCGCTGGCTGGACGCGCCCGCGCAGGTCCTGACCATGGCCCGCGGCGAGGGCCTGATCTGCGCGGTGAACTTCGGCACGGAACCGGTGCCCGCGCCGGTCGCCGGTACTCCGCTGCTCGCCAGCGGCCCCTGTCCCGACGGTGTGCTCCCCGCGGCGACCGCGGCCTGGTGGGCGGGCGAGTACCCGGCTCCCGACCCGGCGGTCCGGCAGCCGTAG
- a CDS encoding ABC transporter substrate-binding protein, with product MRWMRAAGRALLVVAVLLAGYAGLGVRPGGGAAASDARGPLTLVTAGDLTDYLGPLLDDWNQSRPDERVTLVELPDSADETRAQMISELRSGRDRFDVLNIDVAWTSEFAAAGWISRLERDRFPLDAFLRPVVDTATFDGRLYAVPYVTNAGLLYYRKDILDLEGEQPPRTWSELARQARVIAPEHGLDGYAGQFLPYEGLTVNITEAVHSAGGSILGDDGARVTVDSDGARTGLRFLADGVRDGWISREALDYKEEESRKAFQDGRLLFLRNWPYVYEAASAAGSKVAGRFGAVPLPGADGPGSSVLGGSNLAVSSHARHPESAADLISYLTSEQVQRRVLTEGSLPPVRAALYEDPELVRAYPYLSTLRESVLSAVPRPKSPRYDQVSLAVQAVGQDLMALRQGPDEAVARLSRELGAVSRKD from the coding sequence ATGCGGTGGATGCGTGCCGCGGGTAGGGCTCTCCTGGTGGTGGCGGTCTTGCTGGCGGGGTACGCCGGTCTCGGCGTACGCCCCGGCGGGGGCGCCGCCGCCTCTGACGCCCGCGGTCCTCTGACGCTGGTGACGGCGGGCGACCTGACCGACTACCTCGGCCCTCTCCTCGACGACTGGAACCAGAGCCGTCCCGACGAACGCGTCACCCTCGTCGAGCTGCCCGACTCGGCCGACGAGACCCGGGCCCAGATGATCAGCGAACTGCGCTCGGGTCGCGACCGGTTCGACGTCCTGAACATCGACGTCGCCTGGACGTCCGAGTTCGCGGCCGCCGGATGGATCTCCCGGCTCGAACGGGACCGTTTCCCGTTGGATGCCTTCCTGCGGCCGGTCGTGGACACCGCGACCTTCGACGGCCGGCTGTACGCGGTCCCGTACGTCACCAACGCCGGCCTGCTGTACTACCGCAAGGACATCCTGGACCTGGAGGGCGAGCAGCCGCCGCGGACCTGGTCCGAGCTGGCCCGTCAGGCACGCGTGATCGCCCCGGAGCACGGGCTGGACGGCTACGCCGGGCAGTTCCTCCCCTACGAGGGGCTCACCGTCAACATCACCGAGGCGGTGCACTCGGCCGGCGGTTCGATCCTGGGCGACGACGGCGCCCGCGTCACCGTGGACTCCGACGGGGCGCGCACCGGCCTGCGGTTCCTCGCGGACGGCGTGCGGGACGGCTGGATCTCCCGCGAGGCGCTCGACTACAAGGAGGAGGAGTCCCGGAAGGCGTTCCAGGACGGCCGGCTGCTCTTCCTGCGGAACTGGCCCTACGTGTACGAGGCCGCGAGCGCGGCCGGCTCGAAGGTCGCGGGCAGGTTCGGCGCGGTGCCGCTGCCGGGAGCCGACGGGCCCGGCAGCAGCGTGCTGGGCGGCTCGAACCTCGCCGTCAGCAGCCACGCGCGGCACCCGGAGTCGGCGGCCGATCTGATCTCATACCTCACCAGTGAACAGGTGCAGCGGCGGGTCCTCACCGAGGGCTCGCTGCCCCCGGTGCGGGCCGCGCTGTACGAGGATCCCGAGCTGGTACGGGCGTATCCGTACCTGTCCACCCTGCGCGAGAGCGTGTTGTCGGCGGTGCCGCGCCCCAAGAGCCCGCGTTACGACCAGGTGAGCCTCGCCGTGCAGGCCGTGGGGCAGGACCTGATGGCGCTGCGCCAGGGGCCGGATGAAGCGGTGGCGCGGCTCTCGCGCGAGCTCGGAGCCGTGTCCCGCAAGGACTGA
- a CDS encoding barstar family protein: MITTVLDDEDHRGRTRYALAETEHGHAWGVCVEVEGLFGEPRRGIYELFGWVPRAEVGGWVGNRVWLVPDDETLDPWLLEDAESPGQPLGTGSLVLTGLDDHEGPPEGHRGRVRVHDGHRWLGACREFARVLPSNRPTPPLVLRGLAESVQLRSARAKGTRRTPVQEQAALEIRDDRGELLAERLLWARVTASRPSSYGTDLIDLELDGELFTPIPEYARSIWERWLAGPPDTLGAWAGLDSRRRWAWHDLVRDRAAYRARCDRPPGHAYELDGRYVTDEPGLYLALGEAVNGPGGYFGGCLNALDDCLGGTFGCTAPATLLWRDAAIAREHLSQVLTPDGRPYDLFGVVLKVLAEGGMHVTLA; encoded by the coding sequence ATGATTACCACCGTGCTCGATGACGAGGACCATCGCGGGCGAACGCGGTACGCGCTGGCCGAGACGGAGCACGGGCATGCCTGGGGCGTCTGCGTCGAGGTGGAGGGGTTGTTCGGGGAACCCCGGCGCGGGATCTACGAGCTGTTCGGCTGGGTTCCGCGAGCAGAGGTGGGCGGCTGGGTCGGCAACCGGGTTTGGCTGGTGCCGGACGACGAGACACTCGACCCCTGGCTGCTGGAGGACGCGGAGAGCCCGGGGCAGCCCCTCGGGACAGGCAGTCTCGTGCTCACCGGCCTGGATGACCACGAAGGCCCGCCCGAGGGCCACAGGGGCCGTGTTCGGGTGCATGACGGGCACCGATGGCTGGGCGCCTGCCGGGAATTCGCCCGTGTACTGCCGTCCAATCGGCCGACGCCCCCGCTCGTCCTGCGGGGGCTAGCCGAGAGCGTTCAGCTGCGGTCGGCACGGGCGAAGGGCACCCGGCGGACACCCGTCCAGGAGCAGGCCGCACTGGAGATACGGGATGACCGGGGCGAGCTGCTTGCCGAACGCCTGCTCTGGGCCAGAGTCACTGCCTCGCGCCCCTCCTCCTACGGGACGGACCTGATCGACCTGGAGCTCGATGGAGAGCTCTTCACTCCCATTCCTGAGTACGCCCGGTCCATCTGGGAGCGGTGGCTCGCCGGGCCGCCGGACACCCTGGGTGCCTGGGCCGGCCTCGACAGCCGACGCCGCTGGGCCTGGCACGATCTCGTCCGAGACCGAGCTGCCTATCGTGCCCGCTGTGACCGGCCGCCCGGTCACGCCTACGAGCTCGACGGCCGGTACGTCACCGATGAACCGGGCCTCTATCTGGCGCTCGGTGAGGCGGTGAACGGGCCGGGTGGCTATTTCGGCGGCTGTCTGAACGCCCTCGATGACTGCCTGGGTGGCACCTTCGGCTGCACCGCTCCCGCAACTCTGCTCTGGCGGGACGCTGCCATCGCACGCGAGCACCTGTCCCAGGTCCTGACACCGGACGGCCGGCCTTACGACCTGTTCGGTGTGGTCCTCAAGGTCCTGGCCGAGGGCGGCATGCACGTCACCCTGGCGTGA
- a CDS encoding AMIN-like domain-containing (lipo)protein produces MRRIGAAVAVLVLAGGTLGMAGSAAGAAPAEGSRGAAACPTGWGSGAKGGAAMGADHLVDIRTGRHDCYDRIVFDVPGGGDRIGYQVQYVDRFHSDPVGEDIPVAGGAILDIRVGAWSYDLEAGAPTYPGEVGEPLPGVNVSGYSTFRDTRFGGTFEGQTQVGLGVRARLPFRVIQLDDRVVVDVAHSWAS; encoded by the coding sequence ATGCGGCGTATCGGAGCGGCGGTGGCGGTGCTCGTGCTCGCGGGCGGCACGCTGGGGATGGCGGGGAGTGCCGCGGGCGCGGCCCCGGCGGAGGGATCGCGTGGGGCGGCGGCCTGCCCGACGGGCTGGGGCAGCGGTGCCAAAGGCGGTGCCGCCATGGGGGCCGATCATCTGGTGGACATCAGGACCGGACGGCACGACTGCTACGACCGCATCGTGTTCGACGTGCCCGGCGGCGGTGACCGGATCGGCTACCAGGTCCAGTACGTGGACCGGTTCCACTCGGACCCCGTGGGCGAGGACATACCGGTCGCCGGCGGGGCGATCCTCGACATCCGCGTCGGCGCGTGGAGCTACGACCTGGAGGCCGGCGCGCCGACCTACCCGGGCGAGGTGGGTGAGCCCCTGCCCGGTGTGAACGTCAGCGGGTACAGCACCTTCCGGGACACTCGGTTCGGTGGCACTTTCGAGGGCCAGACGCAGGTCGGTCTCGGTGTGCGCGCCCGGCTGCCGTTCCGTGTGATCCAGTTGGACGACCGGGTCGTGGTCGACGTGGCCCACAGCTGGGCGAGCTGA
- a CDS encoding PadR family transcriptional regulator gives MRLALLALLTRSPAHGYELKQDLEKLLGTAYPQPNVGQIYVTLGRLEKSGLIEGEDVEQSGRPNKRTYKLTDAGREAVLAWFENTAEEPRVRDEFFMKLALAPQSGLADPIALINKQRRQYLNTMRDLSKLAAAEDRDNKISQLLIEGAMLHLQADLDWLERCQEELE, from the coding sequence GTGCGGCTGGCGCTCCTTGCGCTCCTCACCCGTAGCCCTGCGCACGGTTACGAGCTCAAGCAGGACCTTGAGAAGCTCCTGGGCACCGCGTACCCTCAGCCCAACGTAGGCCAGATCTACGTCACCCTCGGCCGGCTGGAGAAGAGCGGCCTGATCGAGGGCGAGGACGTCGAACAGTCAGGCCGGCCCAACAAGCGCACGTACAAGCTCACGGACGCCGGGCGCGAGGCCGTCCTGGCCTGGTTCGAGAACACCGCGGAGGAACCCCGGGTACGGGACGAGTTCTTCATGAAACTGGCGCTCGCACCGCAGTCCGGTCTGGCCGATCCGATCGCCCTGATCAACAAGCAGCGGCGCCAGTACCTCAACACCATGCGGGACCTGTCGAAGCTGGCCGCGGCAGAGGACCGCGACAACAAGATCTCGCAACTGCTGATCGAGGGCGCCATGCTGCACCTGCAGGCCGACCTCGACTGGCTGGAACGCTGTCAGGAGGAGCTGGAATGA